The proteins below come from a single Chryseobacterium bernardetii genomic window:
- a CDS encoding phosphopantetheine-binding protein, with amino-acid sequence MENLKTELKHKIIEVLNLEDVSVEEIKDADPLFGGGLGLDSIDALELIVLLDKDYGIKLADPKKGKEIFQSIDTMAKFIEDNRTK; translated from the coding sequence ATGGAAAACTTAAAAACAGAATTGAAGCACAAAATTATTGAAGTACTTAACCTTGAAGACGTTTCTGTAGAAGAAATAAAAGATGCAGATCCGTTATTCGGAGGAGGATTAGGACTAGATTCTATTGATGCTTTGGAATTAATCGTTCTTCTGGATAAAGATTATGGAATAAAATTAGCCGATCCTAAAAAAGGAAAGGAAATTTTCCAATCTATCGATACCATGGCTAAATTCATCGAAGACAACAGAACAAAATAA
- a CDS encoding acyl-CoA thioesterase, whose translation MQPNENILTCTEEVRVRFNETDPLGIVWHGHYIVYFEDGREAFGRQHGLTYLDIQKAGYVTPIVKSTCEHFLPLKYGETFRIVTTFINSVSAKLIYKYELFNQEDQLVCRGETIQVFLDGNGSLCLYNPEFFQAWKDKMGLS comes from the coding sequence ATGCAGCCTAACGAAAATATATTAACCTGTACTGAAGAGGTAAGAGTACGATTCAACGAGACAGATCCTCTGGGTATTGTCTGGCATGGCCATTACATCGTTTATTTTGAAGACGGAAGGGAAGCTTTCGGACGCCAGCATGGCCTCACCTACCTTGATATTCAGAAGGCAGGATATGTAACCCCTATCGTGAAAAGTACCTGTGAACATTTTCTTCCCTTAAAATATGGAGAAACATTCAGAATTGTTACCACTTTCATTAATTCTGTCTCCGCAAAGCTTATTTATAAATATGAGCTTTTCAACCAGGAAGACCAATTGGTTTGCAGAGGAGAAACCATTCAGGTATTTCTGGACGGCAACGGAAGTTTGTGTTTATATAATCCGGAGTTTTTTCAAGCCTGGAAAGATAAAATGGGATTATCATGA
- a CDS encoding 3-hydroxyacyl-ACP dehydratase: protein MQTILTDFYTLTSYEKAENGSFTAHIHLNKDHDIFKGHFPGNPVTPGVCMMQIIKELTEEFTGSKLFLKTASNVKFMAIINPFETPDLKLQLDITEDGEDVKVKNSTSFGETIALKLSVSYKKIMS from the coding sequence ATGCAGACCATTCTTACAGATTTTTATACTTTAACATCATACGAAAAGGCAGAAAACGGAAGCTTTACTGCTCATATTCATTTGAATAAAGATCATGACATTTTCAAGGGACATTTTCCCGGAAACCCGGTAACTCCCGGAGTTTGCATGATGCAGATCATTAAGGAGCTAACAGAAGAGTTTACAGGTTCAAAATTATTTTTAAAAACAGCTTCTAACGTAAAATTCATGGCCATTATCAATCCTTTTGAGACTCCTGACCTGAAACTTCAGCTGGATATTACAGAAGATGGAGAGGATGTTAAAGTAAAAAATTCAACCTCTTTTGGCGAGACTATTGCATTAAAACTGTCTGTAAGCTATAAAAAAATAATGTCATGA
- a CDS encoding beta-ketoacyl-[acyl-carrier-protein] synthase family protein: protein MSQKIAITGMGIISSIGNNVEENFISLQSGKHGISDIQMFETRHAGAIKTGEIKLSNEELVQKLQLREDNNVTRTSLLGMIAAKEAVESAGISDINGYRTGLISSTSVGGMDITEKYFYSYEDFPEKQKYIDAHDAGSSSLAIADHLGLKGMVSTISTACSSAANAIMMGAKLIKNGVLDRVIVGGTDSLSKFTLNGFNTLMILTDSYNTPFDNNRKGLNLGEAAAFLVLESEELVKKENKKVLAYLSGYGNANDAHHQTASSENGQGAFLAMHKALKISGLNKEDIDYINVHGTATPNNDLSEGIAMIRIFGENQVPEFSSTKAFTGHTLAAAAGIEAVFSILAMQHNLIFPNLNFKTKMEEFDLTPVTELKEKNINHVLSNSFGFGGNCSTLIFSKS from the coding sequence ATGAGTCAAAAAATTGCCATAACGGGAATGGGCATCATTTCCTCCATCGGAAACAATGTGGAGGAAAATTTTATTTCATTACAATCCGGAAAACACGGTATTTCAGATATTCAGATGTTTGAAACCCGCCACGCCGGAGCGATTAAAACAGGTGAAATAAAACTATCCAATGAGGAACTGGTACAGAAACTTCAGCTGCGCGAAGACAACAATGTTACCAGAACATCCTTATTAGGGATGATAGCCGCCAAAGAAGCAGTAGAAAGTGCCGGAATATCGGATATCAACGGCTACAGAACCGGGCTGATCTCCTCCACCAGTGTTGGCGGAATGGATATTACCGAAAAATACTTCTATTCCTACGAAGACTTTCCTGAAAAGCAAAAATATATTGATGCTCATGATGCCGGAAGTTCCTCATTGGCCATTGCAGATCATTTGGGATTAAAAGGTATGGTTTCTACCATCAGTACAGCCTGCTCATCTGCAGCAAACGCCATTATGATGGGAGCTAAACTCATAAAAAACGGAGTTCTGGATCGTGTAATCGTGGGCGGAACAGATTCTCTTTCAAAGTTTACGCTGAATGGGTTCAACACCCTGATGATCCTTACAGATTCTTATAATACGCCTTTCGACAACAACCGAAAAGGATTGAATCTTGGAGAAGCAGCCGCTTTTTTAGTGCTTGAATCCGAAGAACTTGTTAAAAAGGAAAATAAAAAGGTGCTGGCCTATCTTTCCGGATATGGAAATGCCAACGATGCCCACCACCAAACCGCCTCTTCTGAAAACGGACAAGGTGCCTTTTTAGCAATGCATAAGGCTTTGAAAATTTCAGGTTTAAACAAAGAAGACATCGATTATATCAATGTTCATGGCACAGCGACACCTAATAATGACCTATCTGAGGGAATTGCCATGATCAGGATTTTTGGAGAAAACCAGGTGCCGGAATTCAGCTCTACAAAAGCGTTTACAGGACATACACTGGCTGCAGCAGCCGGGATTGAAGCCGTATTTTCAATTCTAGCCATGCAACACAACCTTATTTTCCCGAACCTGAATTTCAAAACGAAAATGGAAGAGTTTGATCTCACCCCGGTTACTGAACTGAAGGAGAAAAACATCAATCATGTTCTTTCCAATTCATTTGGATTTGGTGGAAACTGTTCAACCCTAATTTTCTCAAAATCATGA
- a CDS encoding DUF2062 domain-containing protein, whose amino-acid sequence MSLAEVQNAISERKICILIPTYNNEKTLKRVIDGVLDYTESIIVVNDGSTDSTAQILSQYPQITVISLPENKGKGNGLKTGFRKAKELGYDHAITIDSDGQHYPDDIPVFVEALLQEDEDVLLIGNRNMSQDGIPKKSSFGNRFSNFWFWFETGIKLEDTQSGYRLYPLHKIPKKYFTPKFEFEIEIIVRTAWRHVPVKNVPVKVLYDPAERVSHFRPFKDFTRISILNTILVTITLFYIIPRNFVNNFKKKSFKRFIKEDVLESDGSNRTKAFSIALGVFIGLSPFWGFQTLLVISLSVLFKLNKVLAFVASNVSLPPFIPFIIAASLFLGAPFVHGDSNLLSQDINFDLIKNNLLQYVIGSFILSTALSSIAGISTFLFLNKLNPENN is encoded by the coding sequence ATGTCCCTTGCTGAAGTACAAAATGCAATTTCCGAAAGGAAGATCTGTATTTTAATACCTACCTATAATAATGAAAAGACCCTGAAAAGGGTAATTGACGGTGTTTTAGATTACACCGAAAGTATTATTGTGGTGAATGATGGTTCCACCGATTCCACCGCTCAGATTCTTAGCCAATATCCTCAGATTACCGTAATCTCCTTACCTGAGAACAAAGGAAAGGGAAACGGGCTTAAAACAGGCTTTAGAAAAGCAAAAGAATTGGGTTATGACCACGCTATCACCATTGATTCTGACGGGCAGCATTATCCGGACGACATCCCCGTATTCGTAGAAGCGCTTCTTCAGGAAGATGAAGATGTGCTTTTGATTGGAAACAGAAACATGTCCCAGGATGGGATTCCAAAGAAAAGCAGTTTTGGAAACCGGTTTTCCAATTTCTGGTTCTGGTTTGAAACCGGAATAAAGCTGGAAGATACACAGTCCGGGTACAGATTGTATCCTTTGCACAAAATTCCAAAGAAATATTTTACTCCTAAGTTTGAATTTGAAATCGAGATCATCGTAAGAACTGCCTGGAGGCATGTTCCCGTAAAGAATGTTCCTGTTAAGGTTCTGTATGATCCTGCAGAGCGTGTTTCTCACTTCAGACCGTTTAAGGATTTTACCCGGATCAGTATTCTGAATACAATCCTGGTAACCATTACCCTGTTCTACATTATTCCGAGGAACTTCGTGAATAATTTCAAAAAAAAAAGCTTTAAAAGATTCATAAAGGAAGATGTCCTGGAAAGCGATGGAAGCAACCGTACAAAAGCTTTTTCCATTGCACTTGGAGTCTTTATAGGACTTTCTCCTTTTTGGGGATTCCAGACTTTGCTTGTGATCAGCTTATCTGTACTTTTCAAGCTGAATAAAGTGCTGGCATTTGTAGCTTCCAATGTAAGCTTACCCCCTTTTATTCCTTTTATTATTGCAGCATCCTTATTTCTTGGGGCGCCGTTTGTACATGGAGACAGTAATTTACTCAGCCAGGATATTAATTTTGATCTGATTAAGAATAATCTGCTTCAATATGTAATCGGAAGTTTCATCCTAAGCACTGCATTATCTTCCATTGCCGGAATCAGTACATTTCTTTTTCTGAATAAGTTAAATCCTGAGAATAATTAA
- a CDS encoding beta-ketoacyl synthase N-terminal-like domain-containing protein: MKKEIYITDYNCITPLGFDVDSNWKALLAGKSGVALHKIIDNQDPFYASVIDSEKLDEEFRRVFTGNIHFEFTRLEKMLLLSIKPLVEKHTVTENTAFILSTTKGNISLLKNQAELPEGTYLPKLAQKIADFFGFKTKPIVVSNACVSGVMAIAVAKNMIQAGKYKDAFVIAGDEISEFVISGFNSFQAIGSEPCKPYDKNRNGINIGEAAAAAYITSEASENEKFRFKVLGDSAINDANHISGPSRTGDGLYGSIRNAMMEAKVSAKQIDFISAHGTATLYNDEMESIAFNRMELQNIPLNSMKGYYGHCLGASGLLESIISMESALQNTLIPSKNFEEIGVTQPLNIIKENQPANIRYILKTASGFGGCNAAIVLEKC; the protein is encoded by the coding sequence ATGAAGAAGGAAATTTATATTACAGATTATAATTGCATAACGCCTCTTGGCTTTGATGTGGACTCTAATTGGAAGGCGCTTTTGGCAGGAAAATCGGGCGTTGCTTTACATAAAATTATAGATAACCAGGACCCTTTTTACGCATCCGTAATTGATTCTGAAAAACTGGATGAGGAATTCAGAAGAGTTTTCACCGGGAATATCCATTTTGAATTCACAAGACTGGAAAAAATGCTTCTTCTAAGCATAAAGCCTCTTGTTGAAAAACATACAGTAACAGAAAATACCGCTTTCATCCTGTCTACAACAAAAGGAAATATCAGCTTATTAAAAAACCAGGCTGAATTGCCGGAAGGCACTTATCTTCCAAAATTAGCTCAAAAAATTGCTGATTTTTTCGGGTTTAAAACCAAGCCTATTGTGGTTTCCAATGCCTGTGTTTCAGGGGTAATGGCTATTGCTGTTGCCAAGAATATGATACAGGCAGGTAAATATAAGGATGCCTTCGTAATAGCAGGAGATGAAATTTCAGAATTTGTAATTTCCGGATTCAATTCATTTCAGGCCATTGGATCAGAACCGTGCAAACCTTATGATAAAAACCGGAACGGAATCAATATCGGAGAGGCAGCCGCAGCAGCTTATATTACTTCTGAAGCTTCCGAAAACGAAAAATTCAGATTTAAAGTATTGGGAGATTCTGCCATCAATGATGCCAATCATATTTCCGGCCCATCCAGAACAGGAGACGGGTTATACGGAAGTATCAGAAATGCGATGATGGAAGCCAAAGTTTCTGCAAAACAGATCGATTTTATTTCGGCTCATGGAACAGCAACATTATACAATGATGAAATGGAAAGCATCGCATTCAACAGAATGGAACTGCAAAATATTCCTCTGAACAGTATGAAAGGCTATTACGGACATTGTTTAGGTGCTTCCGGACTCTTAGAAAGTATTATTTCTATGGAAAGTGCCCTTCAGAATACACTGATCCCTTCTAAAAACTTCGAAGAAATAGGAGTAACTCAGCCATTGAATATCATTAAAGAGAACCAACCTGCAAACATCAGATATATTTTGAAAACAGCATCTGGTTTTGGTGGGTGTAATGCTGCGATTGTATTGGAAAAATGTTAA
- a CDS encoding LolA family protein has protein sequence MIKNIAFGAFLLISGLFFAQNTAMSGAEAKAFVSKVSADTKEIKTLQSDFTQTKKMDFLDKSIVTYGKMSLQTPNMLSWKYTKPYQYSIVFKSNKIYINDQGKKSSVDAKSKTFEKINKLIVGSSNGTMFNDPEFTVTYFKNGNYNVAKFVPKTSQLLKYIKQIELYFPKSQSTVSQVNMTEASGDTTNIVFKNTKINASIPASEFTL, from the coding sequence ATGATTAAAAATATTGCTTTCGGAGCATTTCTACTGATATCCGGATTATTTTTTGCCCAAAACACAGCCATGTCCGGGGCAGAAGCTAAAGCATTTGTATCCAAGGTTTCTGCAGACACCAAAGAGATCAAAACGCTGCAGAGTGATTTCACCCAGACCAAAAAAATGGACTTCCTGGATAAAAGCATTGTTACCTACGGGAAAATGTCTTTACAGACACCTAATATGCTGAGCTGGAAATACACCAAGCCTTATCAGTACAGCATTGTTTTTAAAAGCAACAAGATTTACATCAATGACCAGGGGAAAAAATCTTCTGTAGATGCCAAAAGCAAAACTTTTGAAAAGATCAATAAACTCATTGTAGGAAGCTCCAACGGAACTATGTTCAACGATCCCGAATTTACAGTAACTTATTTCAAAAACGGAAATTACAATGTGGCTAAATTTGTTCCGAAAACTTCACAGCTTTTAAAATATATCAAGCAGATTGAGCTTTATTTCCCTAAAAGCCAATCTACCGTTTCCCAGGTAAATATGACTGAAGCTTCAGGTGATACAACTAACATTGTTTTTAAAAATACAAAGATCAATGCTTCCATTCCTGCGTCAGAATTTACTTTATAG
- a CDS encoding polysaccharide deacetylase family protein, which produces MRHYSFILFYLFCNVFIYAFQGSFWVYIACFLAFSAVVVWGSFAIELGYFVNSITHKRTRIKEVALTFDDGPTEFTPKFLDLLKEHEIKATFFCIGKQIEKYPETFQRIIAEGHTIGNHTFSHSNSTGFLSTLKMMAEIESCDEVMKNVGNIQTNLYRPPFGVTNPSIAKAIKRTHKTSIGWNVRSLDTIIDDEKKIYRRVTKGLKKGSIILLHDTSEKTYRVLADLLVFLADKKYSTFTVDSITNSRKK; this is translated from the coding sequence ATGAGACACTATTCATTCATCCTGTTTTATCTCTTCTGTAACGTTTTCATCTATGCGTTTCAGGGAAGTTTTTGGGTGTATATTGCATGTTTCCTTGCTTTTTCTGCAGTAGTGGTTTGGGGATCATTTGCTATTGAACTGGGATATTTTGTTAACAGTATTACCCATAAAAGAACCAGAATTAAAGAGGTAGCCCTTACTTTTGATGATGGTCCAACGGAATTTACGCCTAAGTTTTTAGACTTACTCAAAGAGCATGAAATAAAAGCCACTTTTTTCTGCATCGGAAAGCAGATTGAAAAATACCCTGAAACCTTTCAAAGGATCATTGCCGAGGGGCATACTATAGGAAATCATACCTTTTCACATTCCAATTCAACAGGTTTTTTATCAACGTTAAAAATGATGGCAGAGATAGAGAGCTGTGATGAAGTAATGAAGAATGTTGGCAATATACAAACCAACCTGTACAGGCCGCCGTTCGGTGTTACCAATCCAAGTATTGCCAAAGCGATCAAAAGGACTCATAAAACGAGCATCGGCTGGAACGTCCGTTCTCTGGACACGATTATTGATGATGAAAAGAAAATCTACCGGAGAGTAACGAAAGGATTAAAGAAAGGGAGCATCATTCTTCTTCATGATACTTCAGAAAAAACGTATCGTGTGCTGGCAGATTTATTAGTATTTTTGGCAGATAAAAAATACTCAACTTTTACAGTTGATTCCATTACAAATTCAAGAAAAAAATGA
- a CDS encoding 3-oxoacyl-ACP synthase: MKKTNTCTIEHSKITVDGNLIFESESNTFPEFAKEAYKSLELSYPKFHKMDSLSKLAFLSAEMLLKEEDHSRTALVFANRSSSLDTDFKYQESINSQENYFPSPAVFVYTLPNICVGEISIKHKMQTENAFFVLDEFDENFLNDYAEQILQSGKADKVLCGWVELFQENYKAFVYLLTL, translated from the coding sequence ATGAAGAAAACCAACACCTGCACCATAGAACATTCAAAAATAACCGTTGATGGAAACCTTATTTTTGAAAGCGAAAGCAATACATTCCCGGAATTTGCTAAAGAAGCCTATAAAAGCCTAGAACTCAGCTATCCGAAATTTCATAAAATGGATAGCCTGAGTAAATTAGCCTTTCTTTCTGCTGAAATGCTTTTAAAAGAAGAAGATCACAGCAGAACAGCATTGGTTTTTGCCAACAGATCCTCCAGTCTGGATACTGATTTCAAATACCAGGAAAGCATCAATTCTCAGGAGAATTATTTTCCCAGCCCGGCAGTTTTTGTTTATACCTTACCTAACATTTGTGTTGGGGAAATCAGCATTAAACACAAAATGCAGACGGAGAATGCCTTCTTTGTTTTGGATGAATTTGATGAAAATTTTTTAAATGACTACGCAGAACAGATTCTCCAATCCGGAAAAGCCGATAAAGTATTATGCGGCTGGGTTGAATTATTTCAGGAAAATTACAAAGCTTTTGTATATTTGCTAACCTTGTAA
- a CDS encoding beta-ketoacyl synthase N-terminal-like domain-containing protein: MSTVYINSASCISAQDTLNKNILDSLKPENSAKIIKAIEPNYKEFIPPAMIRRMSKTVKMSSVASHYALKEAGIQQPDAIIAGTGMGCSQDSEKFLKNVIDNHEEFLTPTFFIQSTHNTVAGQIALGLQCHGYNFTYVNTSSSLEFSLLDAQLQIKDGEAENILVGSTDEQTNRTMELYCLNNTIKKESDLPADYLYSTTNGVIWGEGASFFVVGKDKTETTYAKLTDIKISNKLELDETSDFIQEFLTKNNLSATDIDAVILGFSSDADSDVYYTKAMNLLPGSALLYYKHLSGEFNTASGFSTFMACHILKEQKIPEVMMINAEKKEEVKNVLLYNHLAGSDHSLVLLERA; the protein is encoded by the coding sequence ATGAGTACAGTATACATCAACAGTGCATCCTGTATCTCTGCTCAGGACACTTTAAACAAAAATATCCTTGATAGTCTTAAGCCGGAAAATTCGGCAAAGATCATAAAAGCCATAGAACCTAATTACAAAGAATTCATTCCTCCTGCCATGATCAGAAGAATGTCTAAAACGGTAAAAATGAGTTCTGTAGCGTCGCACTACGCTTTAAAAGAAGCTGGAATTCAACAGCCAGATGCTATTATCGCAGGAACCGGGATGGGATGTTCACAGGATTCTGAAAAGTTTCTGAAAAACGTAATTGATAATCATGAGGAGTTTTTAACCCCTACATTTTTTATTCAGTCTACCCACAATACTGTTGCAGGCCAGATTGCACTGGGGCTGCAATGCCATGGCTACAACTTTACCTATGTAAATACTTCTTCATCTCTGGAATTTTCATTGTTGGATGCCCAACTACAGATTAAAGATGGTGAAGCTGAAAATATTCTGGTTGGATCTACCGATGAGCAGACCAACAGAACCATGGAACTCTACTGCCTGAACAATACCATTAAAAAAGAGTCAGATCTTCCTGCCGATTATCTGTATTCTACAACCAATGGTGTTATCTGGGGTGAAGGAGCTAGCTTTTTTGTTGTAGGAAAAGATAAAACAGAAACTACTTACGCAAAACTTACTGATATTAAAATCAGCAATAAATTAGAACTGGATGAAACTTCAGATTTTATTCAGGAGTTCCTGACAAAAAACAATCTTTCAGCAACCGATATTGATGCTGTAATTTTAGGTTTCAGTAGTGACGCAGACTCTGACGTTTATTATACAAAGGCCATGAACTTGTTACCAGGTTCGGCATTATTATATTACAAACATCTGAGTGGGGAGTTCAATACAGCAAGTGGTTTTTCTACATTTATGGCCTGCCATATTCTTAAAGAACAGAAGATCCCGGAAGTGATGATGATTAATGCAGAAAAAAAAGAAGAAGTAAAGAATGTACTTCTTTACAATCACTTAGCAGGCAGCGATCATAGTTTGGTATTATTGGAAAGAGCTTAG
- a CDS encoding ABC transporter permease, translated as MLLYKLWRSFIKEILLLKRDIGGIVIIFVMPLLLIVTITLIQDSTFKNLEGSKIPIIFIDNDKSEVSKNIKGELENSKTFQLLTNFNEKSAQDAVFAGDYQMAIVIPEDLTKDLNSNIDSKVQAIVSSFGLEGDSTKTKTKAPKAKEIHLYFDPATNAGFKNSVMNSVNKMVFEIENKKIYKAFQDQLGTTENLEENKNLISFKEITPKKGEMDIMPNSVQHNVPAWTLFAIFFIVVPLSINLVKEKSQGTSVRARISPTPYFVHILGKTFTYLIICLIQFLLMVAVGIYLFPYMDLPAFDVSGKMFQLVTVTLFAGLAAIGFGVLLGTIADTQEQSAPFGATSVVVLAAIGGIWVPVFLMPEFMQTVAKFSPMNWGLNAYYDIILRNSGIGGIARELVFLFLFYIATVSVSIFYERKLHNI; from the coding sequence ATGTTGTTGTATAAACTGTGGAGAAGTTTTATTAAGGAAATTCTTCTGTTGAAAAGAGATATAGGAGGAATTGTGATCATTTTCGTAATGCCGTTGCTTCTGATTGTAACCATTACCCTTATTCAGGATTCTACCTTTAAAAATCTTGAAGGCTCAAAAATCCCGATCATTTTTATTGATAATGATAAATCTGAGGTTTCAAAAAATATAAAAGGTGAGCTTGAAAACAGTAAAACCTTCCAGCTGCTGACCAATTTCAATGAAAAATCGGCGCAGGATGCCGTATTTGCGGGAGATTATCAGATGGCTATTGTTATTCCTGAAGATCTTACGAAGGATTTAAATTCAAATATTGACTCTAAAGTTCAGGCGATTGTAAGTTCATTCGGATTGGAAGGTGATTCTACAAAAACGAAAACAAAAGCACCCAAAGCGAAAGAAATTCATTTATATTTTGACCCGGCAACCAATGCAGGATTTAAAAACTCAGTCATGAATTCTGTTAACAAAATGGTGTTTGAGATCGAAAATAAAAAGATCTATAAAGCATTCCAGGACCAGCTGGGAACAACGGAAAACCTTGAAGAAAATAAAAATCTCATCAGTTTCAAAGAAATCACTCCGAAAAAGGGAGAAATGGACATTATGCCGAATTCCGTTCAGCATAACGTTCCTGCGTGGACTCTTTTCGCCATCTTTTTCATTGTAGTTCCTTTATCCATCAACCTTGTCAAAGAAAAAAGCCAGGGAACGAGTGTAAGAGCAAGAATAAGTCCTACTCCTTATTTCGTCCATATTTTAGGAAAAACATTTACTTATCTTATCATCTGCCTTATTCAGTTTTTACTGATGGTAGCGGTAGGAATCTATCTTTTTCCGTACATGGATCTGCCGGCGTTTGATGTATCCGGAAAGATGTTTCAGCTTGTTACAGTAACCCTGTTTGCAGGACTTGCTGCTATCGGATTTGGGGTATTATTGGGCACTATTGCAGACACCCAGGAACAATCGGCGCCTTTTGGAGCCACATCTGTAGTAGTGTTAGCAGCAATCGGTGGTATCTGGGTTCCGGTATTTCTGATGCCTGAATTTATGCAGACCGTAGCCAAGTTCTCCCCTATGAACTGGGGTTTGAATGCTTATTATGATATCATCTTAAGAAACAGCGGAATTGGTGGTATTGCCAGAGAACTGGTATTCCTGTTTTTATTTTACATTGCCACCGTATCCGTCTCTATTTTCTACGAAAGAAAGCTTCATAATATTTAA
- a CDS encoding C45 family autoproteolytic acyltransferase/hydolase, translating to MHNLFYKRLLLYFFFSCLLSACGVSKSVHHLPDVQQYTLEIPKVNKINDSTFTYNQNFLTKNKQQLWELYIKGNPLQLGYNNGALTQDLMQKQEGIFFSKVESFVPSKFKQKLLNTFLKWYNRKMYLNVREDYQAELFGLSQYSSDQYDFIASKYLRNLYLHGAHDIGHAMQDLAMVGCTSLAVWNDNTEDGDMLIGRNFDFYVGDEFAQNKLVEFVEPEDGIPYMSVSWPGMIGVVSGMNKEGITVTINAGKSRIPLTAKTPISLVTREILQYAKTIDEAIAIAKKRNVFVSESILVGSAHDRNAVIIEVSPKNFGVYRVQNTSKVLCTNHFQSDAYKDDKRNQKQIKESHSEYRYEKLQELLQDEKKLTPEKMASVLRNRSGLKDKSIGYGNEKALNQLLAHHAVIFSPEKKLVWVSSNPYQLGEFVCYDLNEIFSGKVLKTNDISKSQLNIPRDPFADSEEFENYETSRRLGKKVIDATEYKDITLTDDAIPYYQSLNPDFWKIYFLSGKYYYHKKEYSKAKAEFEKALTKEITTIPDRKAVEKYLDKTNKKITK from the coding sequence ATCCATAACCTGTTCTATAAAAGGCTTCTTCTGTATTTCTTTTTTTCCTGCCTCCTGAGCGCGTGCGGAGTATCTAAATCTGTTCATCATCTTCCAGATGTACAGCAATATACTTTGGAAATTCCTAAGGTTAACAAGATCAATGACAGCACATTCACCTATAATCAGAATTTTCTTACTAAAAATAAACAACAGCTCTGGGAACTTTACATTAAAGGAAATCCTTTGCAGTTAGGCTATAATAACGGAGCATTAACTCAGGACCTGATGCAGAAGCAGGAAGGGATCTTTTTCTCCAAAGTGGAAAGCTTTGTTCCTTCAAAGTTTAAACAGAAGCTCTTAAATACCTTCTTAAAATGGTACAACCGTAAAATGTATCTGAATGTAAGGGAAGATTATCAGGCAGAACTATTTGGTCTCTCTCAATATTCGTCTGATCAGTATGATTTTATAGCATCAAAATATCTGAGGAACCTATATTTACATGGTGCTCATGATATTGGGCATGCCATGCAGGACCTGGCTATGGTAGGCTGTACTTCCCTGGCTGTGTGGAATGATAATACGGAAGACGGTGATATGCTGATCGGAAGAAACTTTGATTTCTATGTAGGAGATGAGTTTGCTCAGAATAAACTGGTTGAATTTGTGGAACCGGAAGATGGGATTCCCTATATGTCTGTAAGCTGGCCGGGAATGATAGGCGTAGTTTCCGGGATGAATAAAGAAGGAATCACAGTAACCATCAATGCCGGGAAATCAAGAATTCCCTTAACTGCAAAAACACCTATTTCTTTGGTAACAAGGGAAATTCTGCAGTATGCTAAAACCATAGATGAAGCTATTGCCATTGCTAAAAAAAGAAATGTTTTTGTTTCAGAATCCATCTTAGTGGGAAGTGCTCATGATAGAAATGCTGTAATTATTGAAGTTTCGCCGAAAAACTTCGGTGTGTACAGGGTTCAGAATACCAGCAAAGTGCTTTGTACCAATCATTTTCAGTCTGATGCATATAAAGATGATAAAAGAAATCAGAAACAGATTAAAGAAAGTCATTCGGAATACCGTTATGAAAAACTTCAGGAACTCTTACAGGATGAAAAAAAGCTCACTCCGGAGAAAATGGCTTCTGTTTTAAGGAACAGATCCGGTTTAAAGGATAAAAGCATAGGGTATGGAAATGAAAAAGCTTTAAACCAGTTATTGGCTCACCATGCGGTTATATTTTCACCCGAAAAAAAACTGGTTTGGGTTTCTTCGAATCCTTATCAGCTGGGAGAGTTTGTATGTTATGATCTTAATGAAATTTTTTCAGGGAAAGTATTGAAAACTAATGATATTTCTAAATCACAATTAAATATTCCTCGTGATCCTTTTGCTGATTCTGAAGAATTTGAAAATTATGAGACATCCAGAAGGCTTGGAAAAAAAGTTATTGATGCTACAGAGTATAAGGATATTACATTAACAGATGATGCCATTCCTTATTATCAGTCTTTGAATCCTGATTTCTGGAAAATATATTTTTTGAGTGGAAAATATTATTATCACAAAAAAGAATATTCCAAGGCAAAAGCAGAGTTTGAAAAAGCGCTTACTAAGGAAATAACTACCATCCCGGATCGGAAAGCGGTTGAAAAGTATCTTGATAAAACCAATAAAAAGATTACTAAATAA